The stretch of DNA TACCTTGCATAAATTTGGTAAGATAAGTAGGTACCGGAGAACCATAAATCGTAGAATCCAAACTTTCGGAAGCTACAAGAATACCATCTCTAATAGCTTCAGATTCTAAGCGTCTTACTGGAAACGAGGCTAAATATATATTGTTAGGATCTTTTGTTGACAGTTCTTTATTTGTAACCGTACTACGTTTAAAGGCTTCTGAAGTAACTATGTATTTTATCATTTTTTTTATAGACCATCCATCATTTTGAAACTTAATGGCAAGATGGTCTAATAATTCTGGGTGCGAAGGTAATTTTCCTTGAAGTCCAAAATTATCTACGGTTTCAACAATACCCCGACCAAATAAATGATGCCAAATGCGATTGACCATAACCCTAGAGGTCAACGGGTTTTCTTTGTTAAGCATAGCATTGGCTAATTCTAATCGACCGCTACCTTTAGATTTAAAAGCAGTGTTTCCTAATGGCAATGCTGATAAAAATCTCCTGGGTACACTGTCTTCTGAAAGGTCTTGGTAGCGCCCTCTATTAAAGACAGGGCTATTAATTGCAAAACCATCAGAAACACCATAAATAAATGAACTACTTTTTAAATCCTTAATCAGTTTTTTACTGCTATCAATAACCGTAATCAATTCGGGGAAATAGGCCTTTACTTGACCGCTTTTTAATCTGGAATTAACCTCACTGATTTGAGATAGAGAATTGTTGGTCATTTTTATTTCTGAAGGCCATTCAGAATTATAAGAAATAGCATATTGCGCTTCAATAAAAGCATTTTCAGACAAGTCAAAACTATGCATTTCAGATATGTCAGAACTATTTTCATGATATTCCCCAGAAAGAATCTCTATATAAGCTTTATGCCCTTTCCAAGCACCAACATTAAATGTGTAATTTTTCCATTTTGAAATATTTACTTCTTTGGTTAAATCTCCATAAATAGGGTATTGAATTAATTGAAAATTGTCAATAATAATTCGAATGGTACTTTTATAACCTCTAGCCCGGACTCCAATGAAATCAGAATCCAAGACAAAATTGGGAGACCTCAAAGTTCCAAAAACACCTGTATCAAAAATTCTGCTAGATGCTTTTCCATCATCAAAAGCAATTAACTTTCCGGAAGATTCATTAATTATTGGGTTTCCTAAAGTTGTGCTATCTCCAAATGCAAGATCGCTACTCACCCAACCATCAAAATCTGAATTTCTAAAATCGCCAATCGTTTTATATTCAGTACTTGGGCTTACTTCCAATTTCTGATTTGAAATTTTTGGTTGAATTTTTTCAGAAACCATCGTTTTTATATAATTCTGAATTTCCAGTACTTCTTTCGCTGTTATTTCTTTTAAGGCGGATCGGTCTGAATCTAATGGGGTGAAACGGGTACTTTCCATAACACCATATAATGCATAATAGTCTGCTGCAGTAATAGGATCGAATTTATGGTCATGGCATTTTGCGCAAGATACTGTAAGCCCCTGAAATGTTTTGGTAGTTACATCAATCATATTGTCTATACGATTGGCTTCATCCTGTCGAACATCAACTGGGCTATGGGTGCCCTCCCCTAAAGTATAAAAGGCTGTAGCTATTTGCGATTCTAAAACGCCGCTTTCCGGGTTGTATCGTTTTTTTTCTAACAGATCTCCTGCTAAATGTTCTTTTAATAATTGATCATAAGGAACATCATCATTAAATGCTCTTATAAGATAGTCGCGATATTTCCAAGCACCAGTAATAGCATAATCAAATTCATGCCCTTTAGTTTCCGCGTATCTTACAAGGTCCATCCAATGTCTAGCCCATCGTTCTCCATAAGCTGATGAATTCAAATAATTATCGACCATCTTTTCATAAGCATTTTCCGATGAATCAGATATATAGTTCTCTACATCTTTTGTTAATGGAGGTAGTCCTGTTAATAAATAGGATACTCTACGAATAAGTGTGCTCTTATTTGCAATTAATACCTTATTTAAGCTTTTTTCTTCTAAACGCTTATCAATAAATAAATCAATTGTAGCCACGTTATTATTATCCTCTTTAAGAGCAGGTTTAATAAATGACCAATGTGGTTTCCATTCTGCCCCTTGTTCTATCCATTTTTCCAAAAGGTCTTTTTCTCTTTTAGTTAGTTTATTGTTAGTTTCAAGTGGAGGCATGA from Flavivirga spongiicola encodes:
- a CDS encoding PSD1 and planctomycete cytochrome C domain-containing protein, giving the protein MNFIKKTKKLWILCIWCSILLSCGNSEASYEPLPRHVDFNFHVRPILVQNCYLCHGPDPSSRKANLRLDTYEGATAALKEGGFAVVPGKPNKSQLINRINHQHEDKIMPPLETNNKLTKREKDLLEKWIEQGAEWKPHWSFIKPALKEDNNNVATIDLFIDKRLEEKSLNKVLIANKSTLIRRVSYLLTGLPPLTKDVENYISDSSENAYEKMVDNYLNSSAYGERWARHWMDLVRYAETKGHEFDYAITGAWKYRDYLIRAFNDDVPYDQLLKEHLAGDLLEKKRYNPESGVLESQIATAFYTLGEGTHSPVDVRQDEANRIDNMIDVTTKTFQGLTVSCAKCHDHKFDPITAADYYALYGVMESTRFTPLDSDRSALKEITAKEVLEIQNYIKTMVSEKIQPKISNQKLEVSPSTEYKTIGDFRNSDFDGWVSSDLAFGDSTTLGNPIINESSGKLIAFDDGKASSRIFDTGVFGTLRSPNFVLDSDFIGVRARGYKSTIRIIIDNFQLIQYPIYGDLTKEVNISKWKNYTFNVGAWKGHKAYIEILSGEYHENSSDISEMHSFDLSENAFIEAQYAISYNSEWPSEIKMTNNSLSQISEVNSRLKSGQVKAYFPELITVIDSSKKLIKDLKSSSFIYGVSDGFAINSPVFNRGRYQDLSEDSVPRRFLSALPLGNTAFKSKGSGRLELANAMLNKENPLTSRVMVNRIWHHLFGRGIVETVDNFGLQGKLPSHPELLDHLAIKFQNDGWSIKKMIKYIVTSEAFKRSTVTNKELSTKDPNNIYLASFPVRRLESEAIRDGILVASESLDSTIYGSPVPTYLTKFMQGRGRPKKTGPLDGNGRRSIYQEVRRNFLEPMMTTFDRPMPFTTFGKRDVTNVPSQSLILMNDPFVITQAEIMAQKLLDQKGLSFHQKIEWIYMHAFSRKPSTEEIANATKFISLLEEMKKTENFDLDMNLEIWKEYCHSIFNLKEFLYLI